CGGATTCCGTACATCGTCGCAGCGGTTGCAGCGCGGCGCCACCGCGGCGCTGCACCTGCGCTCGCCGGCCCGGTCGGCGCGGCATTGCCTGGCACCCTGGTTGCACTGCGCGATGCAACGGCCCGCCACTGCGGGCCCGCTGGCTAGCGCCCTTATTCCACCACCACCGGGATCTTGCCGATGCGCGATTGCCACTGCCGCGGGCCGGTCTTGTGCACCGACTCGCCGGTGGAATCCACCGCCACGGTGACCGGCATGTCCTTGACCTCGAATTCGTAGATCGCCTCCATGCCCAGGTCTTCGAATGCCAGCACGCGTGCGGCCTTGATCGCCTTGGACACCAGGTACGCCGAGCCGCCGACCGCCATCAGGTACACGGCCTTGTTGTCGCGAATCGCCTCGATCGCCGCATCGCCACGCTCGGACTTGCCGACCATGCCCAGCAGCCCGGTCTGTTCCAGCATCTGGCGGGTGAACTTGTCCATGCGCGTAGCGGTGGTCGGGCCTGCCGGGCCCACCACTTCATCGCGCACCGGGTCGACCGGGCCGACGTAGTAGATGAAGCGGTTGGTGAAGTCGACCGGCAGGGTTTCGCCCTTGTTGAGCATGTCGATCATGCGCTTGTGCGCAGCGTCGCGGCCGGTCAGCAGCTTGCCGTTGAGCAGGATCACTTCGCCCGGCTTGAAGCTGGCGACTTCTTCGCGGGTGATGGTGTCCAGGTTCACCCGGCGCGCGTTGGTCGGGTTGTAGGTGAGCTTGGGCCAGTCTTCCAGCGACGGCGGGTCCAGCATCACCGGGCCGCTGCCGTCCAGGGTGAAGTGGGCGTGGCGAGTGGCGGCGCAATTGGGGATCAAGGCCACCGGCAGGTTGGCGGCATGGGTCGGATAATCCTTGACCTTGATGTCCAGCACCGTGGTCAGGCCGCCCAGGCCCTGTGCGCCGATACCGAGCGCGTTGACCTTTTCGTACAGCTCCAGGCGCAGCTCTTCGGCGCGATTGGAAGCGCCGCGCGCCTGCAGGTCGACGATGTCGATCGGCTCCATCAACGCTTCCTTGGCCAACAGCATCGCCTTTTCGGCGGTGCCACCGATACCGATGCCGAGCATGCCCGGCGGGCACCAGCCGGCGCCCATGGTCGGCACGGTCTTGAGCACCCAGTCGATGATCGAGTCGGACGGGTTGAGCATGGCGAACTTGCTCTTGGCTTCCGACCCGCCCCCCTTGGCGGCGACGATCACTTCCACATGGTGGCCGGGCACGATCTTGGTGTTGACCACTGCCGGGGTGTTGTCGCGGGTGTTGGCGCGTTTGCCGGCCGGATCGGCCAGC
The window above is part of the Xanthomonas cassavae CFBP 4642 genome. Proteins encoded here:
- a CDS encoding fumarate hydratase, which translates into the protein MTSIKQEDLIQSVADALQYISYYHPVDYIKNLSAAYEREESPAAKDAIAQILINSRMCAEGHRPICQDTGIVTVFLDIGMNVRWDDATMGVEDMVNEGVRRAYNHPDNKLRASVLADPAGKRANTRDNTPAVVNTKIVPGHHVEVIVAAKGGGSEAKSKFAMLNPSDSIIDWVLKTVPTMGAGWCPPGMLGIGIGGTAEKAMLLAKEALMEPIDIVDLQARGASNRAEELRLELYEKVNALGIGAQGLGGLTTVLDIKVKDYPTHAANLPVALIPNCAATRHAHFTLDGSGPVMLDPPSLEDWPKLTYNPTNARRVNLDTITREEVASFKPGEVILLNGKLLTGRDAAHKRMIDMLNKGETLPVDFTNRFIYYVGPVDPVRDEVVGPAGPTTATRMDKFTRQMLEQTGLLGMVGKSERGDAAIEAIRDNKAVYLMAVGGSAYLVSKAIKAARVLAFEDLGMEAIYEFEVKDMPVTVAVDSTGESVHKTGPRQWQSRIGKIPVVVE